The Synchiropus splendidus isolate RoL2022-P1 chromosome 5, RoL_Sspl_1.0, whole genome shotgun sequence DNA window AGATGAGGCGCATTACTTTTGCTGCCACAGcacgtttattttgaaaagccacTTGATGATTTTGGGTTTCTTTTTCTAAagcttcaatattttttttttttgacagagaaATCTAAAGCGGATAAATACATCTTTACCATTGATTACAGTGCAAGTGGGCATCATTCCCTGTGTGCTAACTGTATGCTAAGTGTTAGCAACCATTCATACTTTAGCGATTATTTAATTCAGGAAGGCACCAATTCAACGTCAACAGTCCCCAAAAAGTAAAATCTCACAAGAAACTAGGCGTCATTGCTAATGTAGCAGACGGCTTTAATGAACATCGGCTAATGACGGTTTAGCCTTGAGGTTGTTTAGTGTTTCagagtttcaaaacaaaagtctcCTTGCTGCGGAACTGCAGAGACGATAATGTTGTCAACGTTACGgtacttttttctttctcagtaGGTCTTTGTAACACGCACTTTTCTCAGCGTTTCAGTTCAAATGGAGGAAacttgttctctctctctccagcctgTTCTTCACTTCACGTTCAGTCATCTGTGGTTCTGACGGACAGCACACTCCACCAGGGGGTTTTAAAATGGCTGCCGCGGCGGCTTCAGTCCGGGGCAGGTTGAGTTGAAGCAGGACTGAGGACGGTGGCTGTGTTTCGGGGATGGGCTCCCCCTGTCCTGCCGTGCAGGTCAGCCTCCGTATGCACACGACACCGCAGGACTGGTCGAGTAGGtccgttttgtttttcaggtaAAAGCTGAAAATGAGAACTGTTTAATAAAAGTTCTAGAGTTTGAGACTCGTGTTTTTACTGTGGAAGACTGGGCCCCAGTGATGTCGTCGCAGCGCATCCTTCAGCAGGTGCGGCTGACCGTTCATCCGTGATGGAAGCATCACAATGTATCTGGCCCGGATGTGCGCCTGGATCCGGCCCATCCGTTTGCCCGATTCAAAACAGATCTGGTCCAAAGTAGCAAAATGAAGTTGATATACGGCACAGATTTTGTACGGATCCGGGTCAAAATCTCATTCTAGGTAGCCGCCGACAATATCTGACAGATCCGGTCCAGACCTGGTGCAGAGGCGTCTCATTCCTGTGCGGACCTGACGACTCGGTTCCGGTGCCTATCTGGGTCAGCTGGGATTAGACTTGTTTGACTCGGAAGTTGCAGTTGTGGATCACAACACAGCCGCTTCATGAAAACTCTGACCCGTTTGGTTCGGATCCAGTTCTCTGTGGTCACCCCTGGAGAACCATCCGACCCTGATGTCCACCCTCCAACATCCTGGTGTGTCTGTCCTGACCCTTCACCTGGAGAAGCTCTGGATCCCAGCCACGTTGGACGCTTGGACCTTGAGGAAACATGGCAGATCGTCTTCCTCACGCAGCAGAACTGACCATAGTTTCACTCCACAACTTGCTGCTAGGACAAGAGGTTTCCTGGTCCAAACAGTCTCCTCACCGAAGCGTTTATTGGTGCTTTCAGGTACGACATGGCGCCATCTGGAGACAAGAACCAACTACAATTCAAAAGCATTAGGAAGCACATCTGGCAACAGGATGCCCACCGCTGAAACAAACTaatctcacggttccttgtgaatgtctctgtggatctagggggcagctccaagggaagcTGCCGCCTGACACCAGTTTGATCTCCTATCGGAGAATGATGTACTTATTTCAGTCTTTACTCAGTTTGTCTCCGATTTCGGACTTGTTTTGTTccattaaaattgaaattaatttcaaggtataatttttatattagaaaatttaaaaacattgtttgggttttttttttaataaaaaacgtttttcacattaagatatattttcacattatttaaaaatatggaataatatgaatgcaaagactcAAATATTATTGTATACTGTAGATCATCAAACCAGTGTCGGTTCTGTcaagtcggttgcctgcagacattttaatgtccagcaggtgtcagtgttcagtgacacagtatcagcacagtgtgccactgtgtcgaaacgcttcctgctgcctcatttacccatcactagaaggcatttttaaatcaaatgctTTATTTCGCTTATAAATAAAGTGTTGATTGACAGTGCAGCGtctgaagaaaaacagtttaAAGGATTTCTTGCAGAAACAAGCTGATATGTACATTCGTGTTGAGCAGGAGCTTCGATTGAATAGAAAGCTCAGCCATGTTGGAGCCGCCGGACCTTCAGAGGTTCAGGAGCAGGAGGGAAGAACCCGGGGCTCAGTTGCCCACGGCTCTGTCCAGGTTGCACTTGATGGCGTCCAGGAAGTCCGTGGTGTTGACGTAGTGCTGGTCCAGCTTGCAGctgcggggtcagaggtcaaatgaACGTCGGGTGTGGATCAAAAGGTCGGCGGTCAGGACTCACGCGGCCAAGCCGTGGATGCAGCCCGCCAGGTCTTTGGTCATCACGCCGCTCTCCACCGTCTCCACGCACACCTGCTCCAGCGTCTGCGAGAACCTGGGCGGAGCCACGACGTGAGTCGCCCGCGGACACGTCACGCGACGCTGGGAGCCGCCTACCTGATCAGGTCCGGATTCCCGTCGAGTTTCCCGCGGTGCTCCAGGCCGCGGGTCCAGGCGAAGATACTGGCGATGGGGTTGGTGCTGGTGGGTTTGCCCTGCGACCACACGAGGATCTTAGACTCGAAGTCACGCAAGTAGATCCGTTGACCCACTGAGCCCAAGCACCAAAGGTAGCGCTCAGGTGCTTGGTGTGGGTGTCACCAAATCTGTCCGCTTACTGAATGTGTCATATCTGCCGTGGGAttgtgacgtcacatccggcagatGCAATatcttttttaatgttttaatgcgCTACAGACAAACGAAATGACTTCATAGCGCGTTCTACCGCATGCTTAACATTTACTTACACAAAatgcgatgtttgtcatcggatCGTTTGCGAAGTTGCTGTCCGTTCTTCGCCGCGGTCGACGCGTCGTGACTGGCTGACACGTACGGAgcattgttttcacttcaaattgCACTTTCTACTTTGACGCATCAATATAGATTAAGACAACCACTATGGAGTCCATTGTGATGTTTGTGcgatatcaaataaaaatatgtttcccGCAGAAGCCAGAGCCACGCAGGGGTGTGgagcagggggcggggcttcacACCGCCCAGTTCAGCCCTGTCGCCTTCAACATCACAGTAGTTGCACACTATCTCCACAAGAGGGCGCAGAAAGCGCCCTGAAATCCTTCATTTCGATTTTCTCTGGttcatcaaaaaacaaaaacaaaagatatCGCATGTggcggatgtgacgtcatcaccatcggcaggtaggacacattcggTCAGCGGACAGATTTGGTACCGGCATCGGCCGCGCAAGTAGAAGAAAGTCATTTTCAACCGCAGCTGAGAAACGAATGAGCGTTTGGACAGAAGATGGCGCCAttggcttcacacacacacggcacttGTTCTGCCGTCAGTCAACGAAACGTCTCCGTCGCCTCACCCTCTGGTGCTCTCGGTAGTGTCTGGTGACGGTTCCGTGCGCAGCCTCGGCCTCGATGGTTTTGCCGTCAGGACACACCAGCACTGACGTCATGAGACCCAGCGATCCaaaacctgcacacacacacaccgcctgGTCAAACTGGTGACCTCAGCTTCACTTCTTCAGCTCCTATCACCCCTGGCAGCTCCAGCTTCACCTGTATTCagagccactaggtggcgctctccgcTCTCaacatttcacctcccaccgttTTTAAccctagagcgccacctactgagctctgaagatgaggacactgtttcatgaagcctcaccatccCGCCCCATCGCCTGACCCTCGGTCCCACCCTGACCTCTGATTCACTCATGACCTTGTGTGGGGTCCCtctaggcactctggtttcctcccacagtcctcaAAACAGAGGACAATTGATGACTCTCAACAGTCTGTCTACATGAGTCCTGTGGTGGACTGGAGTCCAGGTCAGGGGGTCTCCCGCCTCCCCTCCCGGGGAGCTGGGACACGGTCTCCACCTCCCATTAAGGTGCTGTGATCCTAgcgcagcctctcaccctgggCCAGGATGTCGGACTGCACGTCTCCGTCGTAGTTCTTGCAGGCCCAGACGAAACCCCCGGACGACTTGAGCACCTGAGCCACCATGTCGTCGATGAGCCGGTGCTCGTACCAGATCTTCAGCTTGTCAAACTCGGCTTTGTACTTCCTGAGGGAGAGAGCAGGGCGGTGAGGCTCGGGGGTTTCAGTCgtagcagcagcggcggcggcgggggggGGGAAGATCTCCTTACGCCTCAAAGACGTCCTGGAAAATGTCCTTGAAGCGTCCGTCGTAGGCCTTGAGGATGGTGTTCTTGGTGCTCATGTACAGCGGCCACTTCTTCTGGATGGCGTACTGGAAGCAGCTGTGAGCGAAGCCGCTGATGGACTGCAGGACAGACATGTgagcggcggcggtggcggcagcagcagcgacgtCTCCGCCCTCACCTCGTCGGTGTTGTACATTCCCATCCCGCAGCCGCCTCCAGGGAAGCTGTACACCTCCCACTCCTTCTGGCCGCTGCCATCTTCTGGACAGAAGACCATCTTGAACTTGCCAGGCCGGTCCACCACGAAGTCCGTGGCTCTGTACTGAAACAGGACGAGGGCAGTGAGAAACGTCCCGCAGACGCGGCGGAACGCCTCTCACCTGATCTCCGAAGGCGTGTCTGCCGATGGTGATGGGCTGCGTCCAGCCGGGCACCAGGCGCGGGATGTTCCGGCACAGGATCGGCTCGCGGAAGACGGTTCCGCCCAGGATGTTTCGGATGGTTCCGTTGGGACTCTTCCACATCTTCTTGAGTTTGAACTCTGCAAGGGAGAGGCCCAACACGTCACTGAGGTCCAGTCCTGGTCCCCCACCAGGCGTCCCGGCTCTTACCTTCCACTCGGGCCTCGTCAGGCGTGATGGTCGCGCATTTGACGGCCACGTTGTACTTCAGCGTGGCCAGTGCCGAGTCGACGGTCACCTGGTCGTTAGTCTGGTCCCGGTAAGGCAGACCCAGGTCGAAGTACTTGAGCTGCACATTAACGTTGGGCAGGATCAGCTGCG harbors:
- the LOC128759675 gene encoding isocitrate dehydrogenase [NADP], mitochondrial-like; translation: MSLHLKTFLRRSAAPLCAPRLSPAAPAALASQRRRNYATRRIKVEQPLVEMDGDEMTRIIWEFIKEKLILPNVNVQLKYFDLGLPYRDQTNDQVTVDSALATLKYNVAVKCATITPDEARVEEFKLKKMWKSPNGTIRNILGGTVFREPILCRNIPRLVPGWTQPITIGRHAFGDQYRATDFVVDRPGKFKMVFCPEDGSGQKEWEVYSFPGGGCGMGMYNTDESISGFAHSCFQYAIQKKWPLYMSTKNTILKAYDGRFKDIFQDVFEAKYKAEFDKLKIWYEHRLIDDMVAQVLKSSGGFVWACKNYDGDVQSDILAQGFGSLGLMTSVLVCPDGKTIEAEAAHGTVTRHYREHQRGKPTSTNPIASIFAWTRGLEHRGKLDGNPDLIRFSQTLEQVCVETVESGVMTKDLAGCIHGLAACKLDQHYVNTTDFLDAIKCNLDRAVGN